One window of the Thermodesulfomicrobium sp. WS genome contains the following:
- a CDS encoding ABC transporter permease subunit (The N-terminal region of this protein, as described by TIGR01726, is a three transmembrane segment that identifies a subfamily of ABC transporter permease subunits, which specificities that include histidine, arginine, glutamine, glutamate, L-cystine (sic), the opines (in Agrobacterium) octopine and nopaline, etc.), whose protein sequence is MHFSSALDRPKGKTYFLLWRAVFVAGLFLVLWSMYAASTSVDYIWRWNRVPQYFWYTEVKDIRASLEGEVRAVETSGATATVIIVDPSGKEERHLVPAATVRVRKGDFISPGDTLGSESHGRPGLLLEGLWITLKVSALAIVGGIVLGLFTGLARISVNPALRWSAVTYIEIIRGSPLLVQIFLWYFVVGTLVNQLLSKWGFNPIDPLWYGVVALAIFTGAYVAEIVRAGIQSVHRGQMEAARSLGLTYAQAMRRVILPQAMRRILPPLAGQFISLIKDSSLLGVISIRELTKASREVVSSSLQPFEIWIVCAVLYLVLTFALSLFVQYLERKAI, encoded by the coding sequence ATGCATTTTTCCTCCGCCTTGGACCGTCCCAAAGGCAAAACCTATTTTCTTCTGTGGCGCGCCGTCTTCGTGGCCGGGCTGTTTCTGGTGCTGTGGAGCATGTACGCAGCCTCCACGTCCGTGGACTATATCTGGCGCTGGAACCGCGTCCCCCAGTATTTTTGGTACACTGAAGTCAAGGACATCCGTGCTTCCCTGGAAGGCGAGGTCCGCGCTGTGGAGACAAGCGGAGCCACCGCCACCGTGATCATCGTGGACCCCAGCGGCAAAGAAGAGCGCCACCTGGTCCCCGCCGCTACCGTACGCGTCCGCAAGGGTGATTTCATCTCCCCGGGCGATACCCTTGGCTCGGAGTCCCACGGTCGCCCCGGCCTGCTCCTCGAAGGGCTCTGGATCACGCTCAAGGTGAGCGCGCTCGCCATTGTCGGCGGCATTGTCCTCGGGCTCTTCACGGGGCTGGCGCGCATCAGCGTCAATCCCGCGCTGCGCTGGAGCGCGGTGACCTATATCGAAATCATCCGCGGCTCTCCTTTGCTGGTGCAGATCTTTCTGTGGTATTTCGTTGTCGGCACATTGGTAAACCAACTCCTCAGCAAATGGGGATTCAATCCCATTGATCCCCTGTGGTACGGGGTTGTGGCCCTGGCCATCTTCACCGGCGCCTACGTGGCGGAGATCGTGCGTGCCGGCATCCAGTCCGTGCATCGCGGCCAGATGGAAGCGGCCCGCTCCCTCGGGCTCACCTATGCCCAAGCCATGCGCCGCGTCATCCTGCCGCAGGCCATGCGCCGCATCCTGCCGCCTTTGGCCGGCCAATTCATCAGCCTCATCAAGGACTCTTCGCTCCTCGGGGTCATCTCCATCCGCGAGCTTACCAAGGCATCGCGGGAGGTGGTGTCCTCATCCCTGCAGCCCTTTGAGATTTGGATCGTCTGCGCCGTGCTCTATCTGGTGCTGACCTTCGCCCTCTCCCTTTTTGTCCAATATCTGGAGCGCAAGGCCATCTGA
- a CDS encoding amino acid ABC transporter ATP-binding protein, whose amino-acid sequence MISVRNISKTFYLPHPVHAVRGVSLDIEPGETVVVIGPSGSGKSTFLRCLNRLEYADSGSIVVDGVDILDPDCDINVIRAEVGMVFQSFNLFPHMTVLDNLTLAQRVVRKRSRAEAENRAMELLRKVGIADKHAARPDQLSGGQQQRVAIARSLAMDPKIMLFDEPTSALDPEMVGEVLDVMKQLAREGMTMVVVTHEMGFAREVADRVLFMDHGVVLEEGTPEHFFTNPQHERTKEFLSQIL is encoded by the coding sequence ATCATCAGTGTCCGCAACATTTCCAAGACCTTCTATCTTCCCCATCCCGTCCACGCCGTGCGGGGAGTATCCCTGGACATCGAACCCGGAGAAACGGTGGTGGTCATCGGGCCGTCCGGCTCCGGCAAGTCCACTTTCCTGCGCTGCTTGAACCGCCTGGAATACGCCGACAGCGGCAGCATCGTCGTGGACGGCGTGGACATCCTGGATCCGGACTGCGACATCAACGTCATCCGTGCCGAAGTGGGCATGGTGTTCCAGTCCTTCAACCTCTTTCCCCACATGACGGTGCTCGACAATCTCACCCTGGCCCAACGGGTGGTGCGCAAGCGCTCCCGGGCAGAGGCGGAAAACCGCGCCATGGAGCTTTTGCGCAAGGTGGGCATCGCAGACAAGCATGCCGCGCGGCCGGACCAACTCTCGGGCGGCCAGCAGCAACGCGTGGCCATCGCCCGCTCGCTGGCCATGGACCCGAAAATCATGCTCTTCGACGAGCCCACCTCCGCCCTGGACCCGGAAATGGTCGGCGAAGTCCTCGACGTCATGAAGCAGCTTGCGCGCGAAGGCATGACCATGGTGGTGGTCACCCACGAAATGGGTTTCGCCCGCGAGGTGGCGGATCGAGTGCTGTTCATGGACCATGGCGTGGTGCTCGAAGAAGGCACGCCGGAACACTTCTTCACCAACCCGCAGCACGAACGCACCAAGGAGTTTTTGAGCCAAATCCTCTAA
- a CDS encoding 4Fe-4S dicluster domain-containing protein yields MPTRTIIHIDEAKCTGCGACIVNCAEGALAIVDGKARIVRDSFCDGLGACLGHCPEGALTLIEREAEPFDEEAALAHAARAAAPLACGCPGSHAMTLHAPAAAPEASAPAAAASALGHWPVKLRLIPESAPFLRGASLLLLADCAAAASPALHRQFLPGRAVALACPKFEEREANREKLARILGEAGIRDLTVLEMEVPCCAGLSSLAAQAIGQAQCSIPARRVILAREGSVLREEPLARGL; encoded by the coding sequence ATGCCCACCCGCACCATCATCCACATCGATGAAGCAAAATGTACCGGCTGCGGTGCCTGCATCGTCAACTGCGCCGAGGGCGCTCTGGCCATCGTGGATGGCAAGGCGCGCATTGTGCGCGACAGTTTCTGTGATGGCCTCGGCGCCTGTCTCGGCCACTGCCCGGAAGGGGCGCTGACCCTCATCGAACGCGAGGCCGAGCCCTTCGACGAGGAAGCGGCCCTGGCGCACGCGGCCAGGGCTGCGGCACCGCTTGCCTGCGGCTGTCCCGGATCCCATGCCATGACCCTGCACGCCCCTGCGGCAGCGCCCGAGGCGTCCGCCCCCGCAGCTGCGGCCTCCGCCCTCGGGCACTGGCCGGTCAAACTCCGGCTCATCCCGGAAAGCGCCCCGTTTCTTCGCGGCGCCTCCCTGCTGCTTCTTGCCGACTGCGCTGCAGCCGCCAGCCCTGCCCTGCACCGACAGTTTCTGCCTGGCCGCGCGGTGGCCCTGGCGTGCCCCAAATTCGAGGAGCGCGAGGCCAATAGGGAAAAACTCGCCCGCATCCTTGGCGAGGCCGGCATCCGCGACCTCACGGTGCTGGAGATGGAAGTGCCCTGCTGCGCCGGACTTTCCAGTCTCGCGGCCCAGGCCATAGGCCAGGCGCAATGTTCCATCCCGGCCCGCCGCGTCATCCTTGCCCGGGAAGGAAGCGTCCTGCGCGAAGAACCCCTCGCCCGCGGCCTGTAG
- a CDS encoding DMT family transporter: protein MPTPWGAPLALLAAMLLWGSSFVAFKYAVAAFHPVVVVFVRLLLAAGLFFVWLPSSRRVRVARQDLPLLAGMILCEPCLYFVLEGAALKYTTASQAGMVSAVLPALVALASGFLGERPGLRSWVGLVLAMAGVGWVSWLAPATDSAPDPLLGNVLEFAAMVCAAGYTLCLKVLCRKYSPWLLTAAQTLGGLIFFGILMATPWVPLPTAFPLGPVLAVLYLGVAISVGAYGLYNYGVSRLPAWQASAYINLIPVFALVLGWAVLDEPVSASHGLGIIAVCLGVGLTQRRG from the coding sequence ATGCCTACACCCTGGGGAGCTCCCCTTGCCCTGCTTGCCGCCATGCTCCTTTGGGGCAGCTCGTTTGTGGCCTTCAAGTATGCGGTAGCCGCCTTCCATCCGGTGGTGGTGGTCTTTGTCCGGCTCCTTTTGGCGGCGGGCCTTTTTTTCGTGTGGTTGCCCTCCAGCCGCCGTGTGCGGGTGGCTCGTCAGGATTTGCCCCTGCTAGCAGGGATGATCCTCTGCGAGCCGTGTCTCTATTTCGTGCTGGAGGGCGCCGCCCTCAAGTACACCACCGCCTCCCAGGCCGGGATGGTCTCGGCGGTGCTGCCGGCGCTCGTGGCCTTGGCCTCGGGATTTCTCGGGGAGCGGCCCGGGCTGCGTTCGTGGGTGGGGCTGGTGCTGGCCATGGCGGGAGTGGGGTGGGTGAGCTGGCTCGCGCCGGCCACAGACTCTGCCCCCGATCCGCTCTTGGGCAACGTTTTGGAGTTTGCCGCCATGGTATGCGCCGCGGGCTACACGCTCTGCCTCAAGGTGCTCTGCCGGAAGTACTCGCCGTGGTTGCTCACTGCGGCCCAAACGTTGGGCGGCTTGATCTTTTTTGGAATTTTGATGGCAACCCCGTGGGTGCCGCTGCCCACTGCCTTCCCATTGGGCCCGGTCCTGGCGGTCCTGTATTTGGGGGTCGCCATTTCCGTGGGGGCGTATGGTCTCTACAACTATGGAGTGAGTCGTTTGCCCGCCTGGCAGGCGAGCGCCTATATCAACCTCATCCCGGTGTTCGCCCTGGTGCTGGGGTGGGCCGTGTTGGACGAGCCGGTGAGCGCATCCCACGGGCTGGGGATCATCGCGGTATGCCTTGGTGTCGGGCTTACCCAGCGCCGTGGGTGA
- a CDS encoding phosphoadenosine phosphosulfate reductase family protein, with the protein MRHPWDTLLATARQRMHWAWEAWGPRVAVCWTAGKDSTVALHLWREVVAAAGARPLAVTIDTGWKFPEIREFRQRLAGAWDVDLRVFTPQEISLPVAADPVQCCAARKVLPLRRAVQELGLAALIIGVRADEHPERAATGWQWAVDGHVRIAPLLEWSEVDIWTYHAWAQIPWCPLYDQGYRSLGCVPCTSRSHDLAERSGRDLRKESHMASLRSLGYF; encoded by the coding sequence ATGCGGCATCCTTGGGACACCCTGCTAGCCACGGCACGGCAGCGGATGCATTGGGCGTGGGAAGCATGGGGGCCGCGGGTGGCGGTGTGCTGGACTGCTGGCAAGGACTCGACGGTAGCGCTGCATCTGTGGCGCGAGGTGGTCGCGGCCGCTGGGGCGCGGCCTCTGGCCGTGACCATCGACACGGGATGGAAGTTCCCGGAGATTCGGGAGTTTCGCCAGCGCCTGGCTGGAGCGTGGGATGTGGACCTGCGTGTGTTTACCCCGCAGGAGATCTCCCTGCCGGTGGCTGCTGATCCCGTGCAGTGCTGCGCGGCGCGCAAGGTGCTGCCGCTGCGCCGCGCGGTGCAGGAGTTGGGGCTCGCTGCGCTCATCATCGGGGTGCGGGCCGACGAGCATCCGGAGCGCGCCGCCACTGGCTGGCAGTGGGCGGTGGACGGCCACGTCCGCATCGCCCCGCTTTTGGAGTGGTCCGAGGTGGATATCTGGACCTATCACGCCTGGGCGCAGATCCCGTGGTGCCCCCTGTACGATCAGGGCTACCGCTCCTTGGGGTGCGTGCCCTGTACTTCCCGTTCCCATGACCTGGCCGAGCGTTCCGGCCGGGACCTGCGCAAAGAGTCCCACATGGCCAGCCTGCGCAGCCTTGGGTATTTTTGA
- a CDS encoding PFL family protein, with protein sequence MLSDREVLSTLSMVKNEHLDVRTVTLGVSLLDCARESLSAFVDAVHARIITQARDLVAVCDEVGERFGIPVVNKRISVSPVAVAAAPFDARGMVEVACALDAAAREVGVDFIGGFSALVEKGMAKGDLALIEAIPEALARTERLCSSVNVASTRAGINMDAVALMGRTIKATAKATRERDGLGCAKLVVFANIPEDVPFMAGAYLGVGEPSSVINVGVSGPGVVRKAIDRAVAENPGIHLGELAEVIKRTAFKVTRVGEIIGREVARLLGVEFGIVDLSLAPTPNVGDSVGEIFQSLGLGAIGMPGSTAALAMLNDAVKKGGAFASTRVGGLSGAFIPVSEDRTIAQAAADGFLSLSKLEAMTAVCSVGLDMVAIPGSTSAETLSAIIADEMAIGVINKKTTAARIIPVPGKEAGERAVFGGLLGEATIMPVHPNPCCEAFIRRGGFIPAPLQSLIN encoded by the coding sequence ATGCTTTCGGATCGTGAAGTTTTGTCCACCCTGTCCATGGTGAAAAACGAACACTTGGACGTGCGCACCGTGACCTTGGGCGTCAGCCTTTTGGACTGTGCGCGCGAGAGCTTGAGTGCGTTCGTGGACGCCGTACATGCGCGCATCATCACCCAGGCCCGGGATCTGGTGGCCGTGTGCGACGAGGTGGGCGAGCGCTTTGGCATCCCGGTGGTCAACAAGCGCATCAGTGTGAGCCCCGTGGCCGTGGCCGCCGCCCCGTTCGATGCCCGTGGCATGGTGGAGGTGGCCTGCGCCCTGGACGCTGCGGCCCGGGAAGTGGGGGTGGATTTTATCGGTGGTTTTTCCGCCCTGGTGGAAAAAGGCATGGCCAAGGGCGATCTGGCCTTGATCGAGGCCATCCCCGAAGCCCTCGCGCGCACCGAGCGCCTGTGCTCTTCCGTGAATGTGGCCTCCACCCGGGCAGGCATCAACATGGACGCCGTGGCCCTCATGGGCCGCACCATCAAGGCCACGGCTAAGGCCACCCGGGAGCGGGACGGCCTCGGCTGCGCCAAGCTGGTGGTGTTTGCCAATATCCCCGAGGACGTGCCCTTCATGGCCGGCGCGTACTTGGGGGTGGGCGAGCCCAGCTCGGTCATCAACGTGGGGGTCAGCGGGCCGGGGGTGGTGCGCAAGGCCATCGACCGCGCTGTGGCCGAAAATCCGGGCATCCATCTGGGCGAGCTCGCCGAGGTCATCAAGCGCACGGCCTTCAAGGTCACCCGCGTGGGCGAGATCATTGGCCGCGAGGTAGCGCGCCTTTTGGGGGTGGAATTCGGCATCGTGGACCTTTCCCTTGCCCCGACGCCCAACGTGGGCGACAGTGTGGGCGAGATCTTTCAGTCTTTGGGACTGGGCGCCATCGGCATGCCGGGGTCTACGGCGGCCCTTGCCATGCTCAACGACGCGGTGAAAAAGGGCGGCGCCTTTGCCAGTACCCGGGTGGGGGGCTTAAGCGGCGCCTTCATTCCGGTGAGCGAAGACCGCACCATCGCGCAGGCCGCTGCGGACGGTTTCCTTTCGCTCTCCAAGCTGGAGGCCATGACTGCGGTCTGCTCGGTGGGGCTGGACATGGTGGCCATCCCGGGCTCCACCAGCGCCGAGACCTTATCTGCCATCATCGCCGACGAGATGGCCATCGGCGTGATCAACAAAAAGACCACGGCGGCCCGGATCATTCCGGTGCCTGGCAAGGAGGCCGGCGAGCGGGCGGTGTTTGGCGGGCTTTTGGGAGAGGCCACCATCATGCCGGTGCACCCCAATCCCTGCTGCGAGGCGTTCATCCGCCGCGGCGGCTTCATCCCCGCGCCGCTGCAGTCGCTGATCAACTAG
- a CDS encoding ACT domain-containing protein, with product MEKFAVSVMGHDRPGILAAVSETVFGLGCNIEDVSQTILQGEFAAIMIVARPPHVPLAQVDAALRERLAPMGLGVFVRPLDEGWQPAVPGEPFVLTTRGKDQPGNIAAVTRALAQLGCNVTQFRAVLLPAAEEGEEMVMILEIDVPQGVHHRVVRAAVAQACQPLGMEVSLQHRDVFENIHRV from the coding sequence ATGGAAAAATTTGCTGTGTCCGTCATGGGCCATGACCGGCCGGGCATCCTGGCCGCGGTGTCCGAGACCGTCTTTGGCCTGGGCTGCAATATTGAAGATGTTTCCCAAACCATCCTGCAAGGCGAGTTTGCGGCCATCATGATTGTCGCCCGGCCGCCGCACGTCCCGCTTGCGCAGGTGGATGCCGCCTTGCGGGAGCGGCTTGCCCCTATGGGGCTCGGCGTATTCGTGCGGCCTTTGGACGAGGGCTGGCAGCCTGCCGTGCCGGGCGAACCCTTTGTGCTCACGACGCGCGGCAAGGATCAGCCGGGAAACATCGCCGCAGTGACGCGTGCCTTGGCGCAGTTGGGATGCAATGTGACGCAATTCCGGGCGGTCCTCCTGCCAGCGGCCGAGGAGGGTGAGGAGATGGTGATGATCCTGGAGATCGATGTCCCCCAGGGGGTGCACCATCGGGTGGTGCGCGCCGCGGTGGCGCAGGCGTGTCAGCCTTTGGGCATGGAGGTGTCTCTCCAGCATCGGGATGTGTTCGAAAATATCCATCGGGTCTAA
- a CDS encoding DUF2059 domain-containing protein produces MHRLCVILVALVLTASPVFAASEKHQKLAEELISLTEGDKILDSMKSQMAMIFAQFKAHLQIPEAQKAKVEGYDKKFQTILDEELDWKKVRSQYLDLYTSTFSEEETKAIVDFYKSAAGKKLTASMPNLMQQSLNIARTHVQTIIPKLEEITSAMEKEFAPQNATQETAPKK; encoded by the coding sequence ATGCACCGTCTTTGTGTCATCCTTGTGGCCCTGGTCCTTACGGCATCCCCGGTGTTTGCCGCCTCGGAAAAACATCAAAAACTGGCGGAAGAACTCATCTCGCTCACGGAAGGGGACAAGATCCTCGACTCCATGAAAAGCCAGATGGCCATGATCTTTGCCCAGTTCAAGGCCCATCTTCAGATTCCTGAGGCGCAAAAGGCCAAGGTGGAAGGCTACGACAAAAAGTTTCAGACCATCCTCGACGAGGAACTGGACTGGAAAAAGGTCCGCAGCCAATACCTCGACCTCTACACGTCTACCTTCTCCGAAGAAGAAACCAAGGCCATCGTGGATTTCTACAAGTCCGCTGCCGGCAAGAAACTGACCGCTTCCATGCCGAATCTCATGCAGCAAAGTCTCAACATCGCCCGCACCCATGTGCAGACCATAATTCCCAAGCTCGAAGAGATCACCTCGGCCATGGAAAAGGAATTTGCGCCGCAGAACGCCACTCAAGAAACCGCCCCGAAAAAGTAG
- a CDS encoding diguanylate cyclase, translating into MTPSQELAALRAVFDSLAEHVAVLDHQGVIRMVNAPWQRFVADNGGDPQKIVGKSYLEVCATVRKMGSEQADQALFGLREILAGRLTGFHMEYPCHSPTQRRWFVLYARPWMMDGELHGAVVSHLPITQRKEAEYVLQRYERAVALAPFLVSIVDTHFRYVVVNDTYLRYHARRREEIEGHSVAEVMGEESFTRWVRPHLERCFAGETIQYEAWFPMAGMGKRCMAVTYYPCIETDGRVSGAVVSARDVTDRRLLEDQLRRTAALLAETQALAHVGSLERDLESSVDVWSDELFRILGYAPGEVPADFERFLAHVHPDDLRPLMDAFVQAQGAAASFRQDVRLRTCRGEERWAAVVCSFDTDEHGAVARMHCAVADITDRRLAELRLEELAATDQLTGLANRRHFFERLHAEVARARRFGSPLCVAMVDVDHFKRVNDTYGHAVGDTVLATVAAVLRESVRAMDVVARVGGEEFAVILPETEMVAATGVLERIRQTVGARPMAGAQGQSFGVTVSCGVAQRQSGASGEELLSRADDALYAAKAAGRNQVQVATGADEP; encoded by the coding sequence ATGACGCCCTCCCAGGAGCTCGCTGCATTGCGGGCGGTTTTCGACAGTCTCGCCGAGCATGTGGCTGTTCTCGATCATCAGGGCGTGATCCGCATGGTCAATGCCCCGTGGCAGCGTTTTGTGGCCGACAATGGCGGCGATCCTCAGAAAATAGTGGGGAAGAGTTACCTTGAGGTGTGCGCGACCGTCCGGAAAATGGGATCGGAGCAGGCCGATCAGGCGCTTTTCGGCTTGCGGGAGATATTGGCCGGACGTCTTACCGGCTTTCATATGGAGTACCCGTGTCATTCGCCGACACAACGACGCTGGTTTGTGCTCTATGCTCGGCCATGGATGATGGATGGGGAGCTGCATGGCGCGGTGGTGTCCCATCTCCCCATTACCCAACGCAAAGAGGCCGAATACGTATTGCAGCGTTATGAACGGGCTGTGGCGTTAGCACCATTTTTGGTGAGTATTGTTGATACCCATTTTCGCTACGTCGTGGTAAACGATACCTATCTCCGCTACCATGCGCGTCGTCGGGAAGAGATCGAAGGCCACAGTGTGGCGGAGGTCATGGGCGAAGAATCCTTCACCCGCTGGGTACGCCCCCATCTGGAGCGTTGTTTTGCCGGCGAAACCATCCAGTACGAAGCGTGGTTTCCCATGGCAGGCATGGGGAAACGGTGCATGGCGGTCACCTATTATCCTTGTATCGAGACCGATGGCCGCGTCTCCGGGGCCGTGGTGTCCGCCCGGGATGTTACCGATCGCCGGCTCTTGGAAGACCAACTGCGCCGTACGGCCGCGCTGTTGGCCGAGACCCAGGCCTTGGCGCATGTGGGGAGTTTGGAGCGGGATCTCGAATCCTCTGTGGATGTGTGGTCGGACGAGCTGTTCCGCATTTTGGGCTATGCCCCCGGAGAAGTCCCCGCGGATTTCGAGCGATTCTTGGCGCATGTGCATCCCGATGACCTCCGGCCATTGATGGATGCTTTTGTTCAGGCGCAGGGCGCGGCGGCGTCTTTCCGTCAGGACGTGCGTCTGCGTACCTGCCGGGGAGAGGAACGCTGGGCTGCCGTTGTCTGCAGCTTCGATACCGATGAGCATGGTGCGGTGGCGCGCATGCACTGTGCGGTGGCGGACATCACGGATCGCCGTTTGGCGGAGCTGCGTCTGGAGGAGTTGGCCGCCACGGATCAGCTGACGGGTCTGGCCAATCGTCGCCACTTTTTTGAACGGCTCCATGCGGAAGTGGCTCGGGCCCGACGATTCGGCTCTCCCCTTTGCGTCGCCATGGTCGATGTGGATCATTTTAAGCGGGTCAATGATACGTATGGTCATGCCGTTGGCGATACCGTGCTTGCGACGGTGGCCGCAGTGCTTCGCGAGAGCGTCCGAGCCATGGATGTGGTGGCCCGGGTCGGTGGCGAGGAATTTGCCGTGATCTTACCGGAGACCGAGATGGTCGCGGCGACGGGGGTGTTGGAGCGCATTCGTCAGACAGTGGGGGCGCGGCCCATGGCAGGGGCCCAGGGGCAGTCTTTTGGGGTCACGGTGAGCTGTGGGGTGGCCCAGCGCCAGTCAGGGGCATCCGGAGAGGAGCTTCTTTCGCGGGCGGACGATGCCTTGTACGCAGCCAAGGCCGCCGGGAGAAATCAGGTGCAGGTGGCCACAGGCGCCGACGAGCCGTAG
- a CDS encoding phosphomannomutase, with product MAVRFGTSGVRGLVEELSREVCHAYVRAFVRHIVASDVPVLLGMDLRPSSPQIARFCFEALVAEGREAIFCGVLPTPALAFFAQERGMAAIMVTGSHIPFDRNGIKFYTPQGEITKEHESSMTDALEPGVADVSLPLPEPRRDAVELYRRRAVDAFGAGSLSGWRVGLYEHSSASRDVLRRILEDCGATVVALGRSDAFVPLDTEALSPEDHALARQAVAEHELHALVSTDGDGDRPMLADETGAWWRGDFLGLAVVAALGVTCVATPVSCTTAIERSGLCSQVVRTRIGSPYVVAAMEELLATCPGPVAGFEANGGFMLASDLVLDGRPVRRLPTRDAALPILAVLRSAARQGVRLSVLREALPQRPTASQRLTDFPTARSHELLRLVDADAALRQRICAAAQGELSHVDRTDGLRLTFASGEIIHLRPSGNAPELRCYSEAATCERAEELVAETLAAVARWMRAGRSER from the coding sequence ATGGCTGTTCGTTTTGGGACCAGTGGGGTGCGGGGCTTGGTGGAGGAGCTTTCCCGCGAGGTGTGTCATGCGTATGTGCGGGCCTTTGTGCGCCACATCGTGGCCTCTGATGTCCCGGTGCTTTTGGGCATGGATTTGCGGCCGTCGAGCCCGCAGATTGCGCGCTTCTGCTTTGAGGCGCTGGTGGCCGAAGGGCGGGAGGCGATCTTTTGCGGGGTCCTGCCCACCCCGGCCTTGGCCTTCTTCGCCCAGGAGCGCGGCATGGCCGCCATCATGGTGACCGGCAGCCACATCCCCTTCGATCGCAACGGCATCAAGTTCTACACCCCGCAGGGAGAGATCACCAAGGAGCACGAGTCCTCCATGACCGATGCCCTGGAGCCAGGGGTGGCAGACGTCTCCCTGCCGCTGCCAGAGCCCAGGCGCGATGCCGTGGAGCTCTACCGCCGGCGCGCTGTCGATGCCTTTGGCGCAGGAAGCCTTTCCGGGTGGCGGGTAGGGCTCTATGAGCATTCGAGCGCGTCCCGCGACGTGCTGCGCCGGATCCTGGAAGATTGCGGCGCCACAGTGGTTGCTCTCGGGCGCAGCGACGCCTTCGTGCCCTTGGATACGGAGGCCCTGTCTCCGGAAGACCACGCCCTTGCCCGGCAGGCGGTGGCGGAGCACGAGCTGCACGCGCTCGTCTCCACGGACGGTGACGGCGATCGACCCATGCTTGCCGATGAAACCGGCGCCTGGTGGCGCGGCGATTTCCTCGGTTTGGCGGTGGTCGCTGCCTTGGGTGTGACCTGCGTGGCGACGCCGGTGTCCTGTACCACGGCTATCGAGCGCAGCGGTTTGTGTTCCCAGGTGGTCCGCACCCGCATCGGCTCGCCGTACGTGGTGGCTGCCATGGAGGAGCTGCTTGCCACCTGTCCAGGGCCTGTGGCCGGGTTTGAAGCCAATGGCGGATTTATGCTGGCCAGCGACCTGGTGCTGGATGGCCGGCCCGTGCGGCGGCTGCCTACGCGGGATGCCGCCTTGCCGATCCTGGCTGTTTTGCGAAGCGCCGCGCGCCAGGGCGTGCGCCTGTCGGTGCTGCGGGAGGCGTTGCCGCAGCGACCCACGGCGAGTCAGCGCCTGACCGATTTTCCCACCGCGAGGAGCCACGAGCTCCTGCGCCTGGTGGATGCGGACGCCGCCCTGCGCCAGCGCATCTGTGCCGCGGCCCAGGGCGAACTTTCCCATGTGGACCGCACCGATGGCCTGCGCCTGACCTTTGCCAGCGGTGAGATCATCCACCTGCGGCCTTCGGGCAATGCCCCGGAGCTGCGCTGCTACAGCGAGGCCGCCACTTGCGAGCGGGCGGAGGAATTGGTGGCCGAGACCTTGGCGGCGGTGGCCCGCTGGATGCGTGCGGGGAGGTCGGAGCGATGA